From a single Miscanthus floridulus cultivar M001 chromosome 8, ASM1932011v1, whole genome shotgun sequence genomic region:
- the LOC136471919 gene encoding xyloglucan endotransglycosylase/hydrolase protein 8-like has protein sequence MRMDPMAAQRAVAVAVSLVALLAATASSADSWLYEKFTTDGNVRADYNAQGQQVTSLILNQQSGGAFSSRQKYLYGEFSIQMKLIPGNSAGTVTSFYLSSGDGPGHDEIDMEFMGNSTGQPVVLNTNVWANGDGKKEHQFYLWFDPAADFHTYTIIWNDKNVIFKVDDLFIRSFRRYPDLAYPGGKPMSVHATLWDGSYWATQQGKVKVDWSAAPFVVSYRGYSADACVPNGDGAPLSCPAGTDRWMNRRLDDAEWGTVAWAKKNYMHYNYCDDGWRFPQGFPAECSRN, from the coding sequence atgcGCATGGACCCCATGGCGGCGCAGcgtgccgtggccgtggccgtgtccCTGGTGGCGCTCCTCGCAGCCACGGCGTCGTCGGCGGACTCGTGGCTGTACGAGAAGTTCACGACGGACGGCAACGTGCGGGCGGACTACAACGCGCAGGGTCAGCAGGTGACGTCTCTCATCCTCAACCAGCAGTCGGGGGGCGCCTTCAGCTCCCGTCAGAAGTACCTCTACGGCGAGTTCAGCATCCAGATGAAGCTGATCCCCGGCAACTCGGCCGGGACCGTCACCTCCTTCTACCTGTCCTCCGGCGACGGCCCCGGGCATGACGAGATCGACATGGAGTTCATGGGCAACTCCACGGGCCAGCCCGTGGTGCTCAACACCAACGTGTGGGCCAACGGCGACGGCAAGAAGGAGCACCAGTTCTACCTGTGGTTCGACCCGGCCGCCGACTTCCACACCTACACCATCATCTGGAACGACAAGAACGTCATCTTCAAGGTGGACGACCTCTTCATCCGGAGCTTCAGGCGGTACCCGGACCTCGCCTACCCCGGCGGGAAGCCCATGTCGGTGCACGCCACGCTGTGGGACGGCAGCTACTGGGCCACGCAACAGGGGAAGGTGAAGGTGGACTGGTCCGCCGCGCCCTTCGTCGTCTCCTACCGGGGGTACTCCGCCGACGCCTGCGTCCCCAACGGCGACGGCGCCCCGCTGTCCTGCCCCGCCGGAACCGACCGCTGGATGAACCGCCGGCTCGACGACGCCGAGTGGGGCACCGTCGCCTGGGCCAAGAAGAACTACATGCACTACAACTACTGCGACGACGGGTGGCGGTTCCCGCAGGGCTTCCCCGCCGAGTGCTCCCGCAACTGA